A region from the Metopolophium dirhodum isolate CAU chromosome 9, ASM1992520v1, whole genome shotgun sequence genome encodes:
- the LOC132952008 gene encoding GATA zinc finger domain-containing protein 14-like, with the protein MERQHSNSSKPSMNNNSKECGIKDTEFNEILVMTPAETKLENPDEKMYKINIQRSPWVAKYLKYLKFPLITKEIDRKTLGKSVSQDTCLTVASDGIDSSRSDISTPNHQVNMNEKVSQFLDWNDKWISKQSNEYYDILPNESLSRLPSGLDENNHDSRDINDNIPWSNSNHVYWDEDVKYYRYPLESSLSTIDIRSDHSKINDIPRIRSQPCLLDNHFTESNSSLKKPKNTLDTFWKEIGEIENSFGYSSDSDTKKKFKKNVNDYSGYNKYNSNKLTNINGKQSNINQEKNNLKLFKKDSSQNQFKKDHTSKTLNIEPHLNIDNHSTSKCHICDCPDSISKRQCIGDLRPSTENGKLAKSVSQIKHRPDHNKQTQKINNSFEKSKNDSQTFCEQCRNCCHSNKKKLEDNKTENALLAKRNKKLRELLGLKPEEKNVLVMLKL; encoded by the exons ATGGAACGACAACATAGCAATTCGTCCAAGCCAAGTATGAACAACAATAGTAAAGAATGCGGTATTAAAGACACGGAATTTAATGAAATACTCGTCATGACACCTGCGGAAACCAAATTAGAAAATCCCGACGAAAAAATGTACAAGATCAACATTCAAAGGTCACCTTGGGTGGCAAAATACTTGAAATACTTGAAATTTCCTTTAATAACGAAAGAAATTGATCGGAAAACGCTAGGAAAAAGTGTTTCGCAAGACACGTGTTTGACTGTGGCCAGCGATGGTATTGATTCCAGTCGCTCTGATATTTCAACGCCAAACCATCAAGTCAATATGAATGAGAAAGTTTCCCAGTTCTTAGATTGGAATGATAAATGGATTTCAAAACAAAGCAATGAATATTACGATATTTTACCGAATGAGTCGCTATCTCGCTTGCCGAGCGGTCTAGACGAAAACAA tcatGACTCAAGAGACATAAATGACAATATACCGTGGTCAAACTCGAACCATGTCTATTGGGACGAAGACGTGAAATATTACAGATACCCATTGGAATCGTCGTTAAGTACAATAGACATACGTTCAGATCATTCTAAAATCAACGATATTCCTAGGATACGGAGTCAGCCCTGTTTACTGGATAATCACTTTACGGAGTCCAATTCCAGCTTGAAAAAACCGAAAAA tacgTTAGATACATTTTGGAAAGAAATAGGTGAAATAGAAAATTCTTTTGGGTATTCGAGTGATTCCGACacgaaaaagaaatttaaaaaaaatgtaaacgactactcaggctataataaatataattcaaataaattaacgaATATTAATGGAAAACAGTCAAACATCaatcaagaaaaaaacaatttgaaattgttCAAGAAAGATTCAAgtcaaaatcaatttaaaaaagatcATACTTCGAAGACTTTAAACATTGAACCCCATCTTAATATTGATAACCACTCGACTTCGAAATGTCACATTTGCGATTGTCCAGATTCGATTTCTAAACGGCAATGTATAGGGGATTTGAGACCATCAACTGAAAATGGAAAATTAGCCAAGAGTGTCAGTCAAATCAAACACCGACCGGATCATAACAAGCAGACCCagaaaattaacaattctttcgaaaaatctaaaaatga cagTCAAACGTTTTGTGAACAATGTCGTAATTGTTGTCACTCCAACAAGAAGAAATTAGAGGACAATAAAACCGAAAATGCTTTATTagcaaaacgaaataaaaagttACGTGAACTATTAGGGTTAAAACCAGAAGAGAAAAACGTATTGGTTATGTTAAAACTATAG
- the LOC132952397 gene encoding tigger transposable element-derived protein 3-like: MTTLKQKRLSLREKIDILDYRKNNGNVGIRALAEKFQVGKTQIADIVSNTEEIYKAWVENVNEERKLTKLRKCEGSVIDKELLVWFSKTREKNLPVSGPTIQEKAKQLAEVHGLNDFKASKI; encoded by the coding sequence ATGACTACGTTAAAACAAAAGCGGTTGTCGCTTCGCgaaaaaattgacattttagaTTACCGTAAAAACAACGGAAACGTAGGAATTCGTGCACTCGCAGAAAAGTTTCAAGTTGGAAAAACACAGATCGCGGATATTGTTTCTAACACAGAAGAAATTTATAAAGCGTGGgttgaaaatgtaaatgaaGAACGAAAATTAACGAAACTAAGAAAATGTGAAGGCAGTGTGATTGATAAAGAACTTTTGGTCTGGTTTAGCAAAACTCGAGAAAAAAATTTACCAGTTTCCGGACCAACAATACAAGAAAAGGCTAAACAACTTGCTGAAGTTCACGGATTAAACGACTTTAAagcttcaaaaatataa